Part of the Debaryomyces hansenii CBS767 chromosome C complete sequence genome is shown below.
TGAGTAAACGAcataaaaattttgtttGGCAGAGTTTCGTCTTTTAACAATTGTAAGGATGCATTTAGGAGTACCGATCCGATTGGTTTTATGACCGAATTACCTGGACCATCTGAATAATAATCTGAGAGATCGACTGAGTATtcatatttaatgaattcttcGTTAGTAAATAAATCGCAGAACGGTGATTCACCTTTCACGTTGATTTCATATGCACACCAACCAAACATGTTATAAACATCATCAGTAGTCAAATTCAACCCTGGGTTAAGTTTTAAAAGCCTTTTTAATGCATTATGAAGATACTCATTGGAATACTGGCTCAAAATACTTTTATTCTCCTCTGAATCCCACGCACTGCACGCACTTGCAGGAGTCAAGCTATTTGCACCCATTTCACTACCTTCAGATAAAATGACAGTGTCAACTTTTCTCCCGTCATACTCTTGGCCCATAAAGCCTCTAATAAAACTTTGGGACGTATCGTATACTCTAGTATTACTCGTGGTGAAAACAGGAATAGTATTTGAGTCGTTGTATAAAGAGTTGTATCTAGCTCTAAAAGCCGCACCATGCTTCAAGGCATTTGTGGTTCCAGCGTAGGGACTACGTGAATTCGAAGGACTGACTTCGAGATCATACATATCCAGATTTGATACGAAATAAGTATAGTCGTTCAAGAATGATAACTGTCCTTTGAATGTGCCATTGTAATCTTCGAATTTCTGCATAATGTGCTCATATTGCTTTCCTGCGTTAGAGCTGGGAAACCGCTCGCCATGCCTCAGAATCAATTGCACTTGTTCAATTGTGCATTGATCTGGTATATCTGTTGAAATACCGTGGCCTGGGTTTTGAATGTAGGGTCCAGCACCACCTAGAAATCGGACTATATTATACTGTTCGACTGATGCCTGTTGAGGATTTGCAACATCTTGATATGCACTTTGGCCAACCAATAAGAATCCTCCATGTAGGAGTGTAGATATAGAAACCATTGTTGCTTGAAAGAGTTCTATTAAAGTAAAGTAAGTTTGCAGATTTATTTGTAAAcaatatcaatgaaaaattagatgCTAATTCTAAGCGCATGAAAATATTCGCTTACAGATACAGAGTGCAAAAGGCATACAACTTGATGAACTTTTATCATAGCATATAAAGCTAATATACATGGTCATTATAGTAGACCATTGGGTATCTCAAGTAGTACCTGCTTTAAATGTTTCCAATTAAACCCCTTCTGGTTTTCTCGTTAGACAAGAGTTTTGCAATCTCTTATACCCATTTGCATTAGGTGGAAAATTCTTTACAACACTTTTTAGTAGTTCAATATAATACCATATTGTATTCGAAGGTAGTGTACTAATAATCATCGACAATTATGTAGATGGCTAGATCACTATATGGCTACTACTGCTTTAATAATggttttgaagaattacGGTCGATCTATTATCATACACAATCCATATAGTCCTATATATTTAGTAATCCCTTTGCAGATGCTAAAAGTGCGTCTTTGAAGGGAATTGGTTCCCAATTAAATACTCTCTTGGCTTTCTCATTAGTCGATGGCTTCTTAGTATCTTTAGTCCCTTCTAATTCCTTGGTTGGTAGATTTTTCGTATATTCAGCTGGCAAGTTTTCAGCTAGAATATTAGCCACCTCTAAAAGTGAAACGTTTTCCCCGGTATTCAAGATAAACCTATTCCCTTCTGACTCTGGTGTCTGCAAAGCCTGAACATGAATATTAGCCACGTCCCTCACATCAATGGCACTTAAATACATGTTCTTGCATCCATCAGCAAATGCACCATTGAGTAACAGgtcaattattttcaaagatGACGAATTATCAGGACTCTTCTTCAAAGGAGGCCCAAAAATGTAGGCTGGATTCAAAACGGTTAATGCAATTGGACTTTGCGCGTGAGTATTGGCATCACTCTTAACAAACTTCCACGCTTCTATTTCAGCAACTGTCTTTGACTTAACGTACGTTACATTAGTTCCGTCAAGATTCGTAAAATCGTTTTCGTCGAATGGTTTGGAACGTTCAGCATGTCCATAACCCACGGCTGCGAAAGACGATGTAAGCACAACACGGTTAACGGACGGGAACGAAGTAGCAAACCTCAATATACGCAATGTACCTTCTTTGGCTGGGATTATCAAGTCATTTGGATCTTCCGGTTCAGTGAGCGGAAAGGGCGACGCAACATGGAGTACATGATCAACACCCTGGAATGCTTCTGCCCATCCCTCATCTCTGGTAACATCGGCTTCAAAcactttcaattttttattaatggtttcatcatcaagaTTACTATTTGCTTTGATTACTTCACGTAATTTGGCCTCCTTCTTCAAGTCTCTAACGGATGTATGGACACCATATCCTTGTTCAAGCAGCTGGATTACACAATAAGTTCCTACAAATCCTGTTCCTCCTGTTACTAATATTGCTCCAGAAGACAttgtttattatcaattccTATATAACAGTTTATTTCTGGTCGATTTGGTTTCTTATATTACCTGGTAGATATCCATGATTGCTCTGTTAATCTATAGATGATGCTTAGTAATATTTGCGGAACATTCCCGGTTCGAAGCGATGCTTATCTATGCTTTGATAGCTATTTTTACTAGAATTTAGACAAAGTTCTAGTTCAATTTGGCTATTGTGGTACCCATACGTAGTAGCTAACAACGCAGCCTCCAGGGTATTTGATGCATTAGGTTTTTACATCAGTTTCAGTGTAGTCTGTATTacatttcaaataataaccGGAACCTTGTAGGTAGTTCAACGGATTTTCCTTGTCCGTTTTCCATACAAACTTCGTAGGAACTTTCCCTATTGCTTGGCTAATATAATATCTTACCGATGGCTTACATCTCACATTGTCTGTAGAATCAAGCAAAAAGATGAAAGCTGATTTTTTGAGTTTATCGAGTCTCATTGTATTCACATAGTCAATAGCTTTAAACAACAATAAGTGTGTACTTACATACATCTTCTGCTGTTGGCATTGACCTTTCTCTTGTCGATACTCTTCTGAAGGATCAATGGTATTTTTCAACTGTAGTAGACCCTATTAGTACCTGAATATGGCTAATTATGGGAGATACTAAAATCGAATATGTGtttaattcaaaaacaaCTGAACCAGGTCAAGTTACAGTATATATGTTGACATTCTATCGTTTTTAAAGTCATTTGTTAACAATGCAAGGTTACAGTAAAATCAAGAGGTTAGAGGTTCTACATCGAAATCATATGAAATCACTACATCCGGTGCTATCCGACTGCGATTAACAAGATGACCATGAATACGACATGAAACACATTACTATTGTCATGATATCTAATGGTATCACATATTCTGTTATATATAGCCGTTAATCATTACCTTGCGCTTTCCCCATAAAGAGCAGCTAAAAAAAATCCGATTCAGAATTTTTATATCAGAACTGCTCGCcgaaaattcaattgaagtTCCATATACagcttttttttttcagttttCAATTAGTACTTTAGCTTCAAGTTCAAGTATTCGAATAGGAAGTTTATTGCATCACAATCAACATTTCTCAGGAAGCATTCGCCAATATTATTAGAGActaatcaaaaattatgtCGGTAACACCGCAAACCTCAGCAATAATAAAGCCAACTAAAGGTAACGTAACAGTTCAAGATGTTATGCTTTACATACCTAATTTGATTGGCTATTTTCGTGTGTTGACAGCAGTTTTGTCATTTATTTGTATGAAGAATCGTCCCATAAGTACTTTGATTTTATATGGAATTTCAGGATTCTTAGATGCATTCGATGGCTACGCAGCtagaaaatataatcaaGGTACAAGGTATGGGACAGTATTAGATATGGTCACAGACAGATGTGCCACTACATCATTAACATGTTTCTTATGTGTCATTTATCCTGATTTTTGTTTACTTTGGCAATTGCTAGTCTCTTTGGATTTGGCCTCTCATTATATCCATATGTATGCAATGATGTCAAGTGGTTCTGCATCCCATAAGAATGTTGATGAGTCCCAATCGAAGATATTGTCATTGTATTATACAAATAGAACCGTTTTGTTTGTTGTTTGTCTTGTTAATGAGTTATTTTACGTGGCCATCTACTTGCATTactttgatttcttttgGTTAGGTACGGTTCTAGTATTCTTAAGTGCCCCTATTTGGTTTTTCAAACAGTTTGCAAACGTTATCCAATTAAGAGCAGCAGCTTTGATTTTGGCTACTATGGATGCCAAAGACAAATCTTCAAAGGAGAACTAAGTGACTGCAATAACCTAAGACGAGTGAATTTCTTGTGAAGCCTTTACCTACAATTCACTGTAATTGCCTTATAAAATGAGCATAGCCTAATTATCGcttgatttttcaactcGTtctctatatatatatccatACATTTTATTGTTCTCTGTATATCTACTTCTGTCCTTATCATCGAGTGAATTTTCTGGTTGATGGAACTTGGTATAAAGCTTTGTcgaatttcatttaattaatCATTCATTAGtaataaatatcaaaactATATCATAAATACTTAATTTCCTATTTTATTGTTGTTTAAAACAAATCCATAATCAGCTTCTTCTAATGCTCTTCTATGTAATTTCTCTAACGATTTTGCCGAATGTTCCTGGAGCTCATCTAATTGTTTCATATCAGCCATATCTTTTTCCAATTTGAAGCATTCCTTCAACATCTCTAAATTCAAAGATTGACGGAATCCGCTAATACTCgtatttaaaaatttcaaaaatctATTGAGTAATTGCTTTTCGTTTACTTTTAATTTAAGTGAAGCTAATTGGTCTTGAGAACTTAGTTTAAAGCATGTTTtagcaaattcaaaataagCTGCAGAAGTATATTCTTTGTTCTCAACCATAAGTATTTCTGGCATTATAGCActtaaaatttgaaaagcaTCTTCGTAACATTccatattattcaaaatcgaAACTAATATGATTAGACCTTCAACGACTAAGGTCTTGAATCCTGTTTGTTTCCCTTGTTGGATTTGCTGAATCACTAGGGATATAGCTCTCGAATGCGCTCCAgacttattgaatatatggCATTTAAGTAAATTAAGCCTTATTATAGTATGCAAATTAGTTTGAGTCTTAGAATGTTGTGACTCGATACGCGACAAATTACTAGAAATATAAGTCAAAGCTCTCGAATAATTACCAAGTGCAGTTTCTACTTCAGCATTtagatatattatttcaGCTTGTagttcaatttcttgaatttcattattagacaAAGTTTCCATAATTTTTTGTGCAAATTTGAATCGACCTTTTCTAAGTGCTATCTTTACTAGCATTATTAAGGTCCGTAAttgcaatattttataaagTGATTGATCGTTCtctgttttatttttcaaagcttCTAACTTCGAATATGCTATTTCCGTGTCACCATTATAATAGTCTAAAAATGattttcttatttcaattgataaatcGTCAGTTAAGTTCCCTGTTTCTTTGGCATAGTCAAGAGCAATATCTGTATACACATTGCATAAATGCGGATTACCGATTCTACTCCAAACAGTTGCAGTCATCTCAGCAGATTTTATAAATGAAGGTAGTTCGTcattaatagaaatataaGTGGCCTTTAACAAGCTCTCAAGATACTTGTTCAATGGCCCACCATTGTTCATTATATGTAACGTTTCAAAATGATAACTCATGGCATATAGCAGAAGTGAAACTGTTTGGGTTTTGCTAACTAAAAAGTCCAACAAATGCTGTTCATTGTTATTATGATAAAAGGTTTGAGTATTCCATAACTCAGGTTTATTCTTCATAAAATTAAAGAGCCACGATAAAATATATGTCAAGGTTGAATTATCCTTATTTTCTCTTGCAACAGATATAGCCTCCTGAATTGCATCTAGTGctttttcatcttcaccaAAAAACTGATGTAAAGATGCCCGAGAAATCAAGGCGAAGtgatagaaatatttcGAATTATTGGAAACCATGTAATCGAAATATTGGTGTAACGACTGGAATGCCCCTTGATAATCAAGTTCATGCAAACTCtctaaataattaatatagtAATAAGATGgcaaattattaaaagtaGTATTCTGGATCAGACATGTATTAGAATTAGGAGATGTCATTAACTTCATCACATCACGCAATAGTTTAGGAGTTTCGGTACCATATATTTCCAATAAACTTATCTGTTTATCTAATAAAACCTGTATATCATGCTTCGGGACTGGTAGTAGTTTCAAGTTAATGCTTTGAGACGACTGTGAGGGAGTTGGTAAGCTTATACCTAAGCTTTCATTTAATTGAGTTTTAAGCGTATTAAAGAgaatttcatcattttcattacttTCGTTTATCGTATTCCCTTTGAGTCCTGACTTCTCTAACGCAAATGTTTGTTTCTCTAATTGTTTGCTATTAGAATCAATCATATTTTCGGgtttatcattataatgCTGTATGTTACCTCCatatgatatatataatgtTCTGGAAGGCTCTCTATAATCAACAAATGCTTCATACAAAAGAAactcttcatcaaaatgCAATAATCTAAATGTTGTTATAATCttttttataaatgaaCCAAGCAATGATCTCGGTGATATAAGCTTCTTTATATCTTGATTTGATTCCGGTTCTTCAACTGTTACAGCAGATGATCCCAGAAGTATGCAATATGCTCTTTTTATATGTGAATCCAAGCTTTCAACAGAGTTTATGTTCCACAACGCCTGCAACAAcattttttgtatttcatTAGCATCCTCTTCGGCGGCTAATTTACTTTCAGTAGACACATAATTAGGATCAGAAATAATGGAGTGTTTTAAACTAAAACACAAGTCACGTAATTCGGGAAGTATTACCatctctttcttttcattgtatattaaatcattctCTAAAAATCGAACTATTGTAGTTAGTACCGCTTGCAATCTATTTTCTTGTATCAAATCGGTACAATACAATACAATAAGAATTAATAACGAAATTTTATGAGGCGACAAGTCCTCCGTTAGAAGTAGTTTAATCCTACTAGCATTTAATGACATTTATATCTTATTGATTGTTTAAAGAACCATATTAGAtctatttttgtttatcaaatttacaGCGCGAAACTATtacttaaatattttgcattatGATCTACAATTCTATTTActcatcatcagaatcgTCTCCAACGTCAATATCtggaatttcaaaatccGATTCATCGTGTTCGTTCTTATCCACTGAAACTGAAACTGAAGTCGCAACTGGATTTTCTGGAGTTGGAATAGTGCCTACGGAGCTTTTTGTAACTACTTCCGTTCTAGTAGCCTCGGGTTCTGGTACAACATCTTCAACGATTTCAGATGTTTCAGCGAATTGAATTACCAGATCTGGATTCACATTAGTAAATATCTTTTCCTTGGTCTTAGTATCTTCAAGCACTATGCCTGGGAGTACTGTTTCTGGCTGATCGCTTCCCCCACCAGCGCTAGACTCCGATATGTCAATTTTACGACGTTTTGCTGATGATTCTAACTGTGATTCTTCATCTACATTTAATGATCCATCATTCTCGTTTTCttccatttcttcatcctcattTTCACtctcctcttcttcttcatcatcttcaatcACCAGACCTGACTTCTTGATATAGGTCGGTAAAGGTGGAAATCTTGGATTATTAAAAACACTCAAGAGTGGATCGTCACCTAATAAACTAGTAATAATTGGAAGCATCGAATTCTTCTCGAAGCCAGGATACAAGACAGAGTTTATTAATAGCTGTTTTAATTCTTGGGAAATGTTTTGGTCCTTATTATAAGACTTAGCAACGGTAGCTTCAATAATCATGTAACGGAAAACCCTATAATGTTGAGTTGGTGGTAAGTTAACCCTAGTTATAACcatatttaaaaatctGCGGGTGGCATTAAGAGTTGACAATGGAATTGTTTCATTGAACAAATGTTGATGTGATAACAAATCGGATAATGGTACAGATtccttgttcttctttttattcttcttcttattacCATTTGCCTGTTGGTTTTGTTTCTTGCCATCGGATACAGGTGAAGTATTAAGTGCTCTTTCTTCAACCAAGCAAAGGGCAACGTCGATAAATCTTATCAAGAGTGATGCATCGCTCAAGCTTGAAACTAGTGATATGAAATTTCCGGTACATTCGAGCAATCTGCAcatgaatatttcatttgataACACTTCCTgataatcaattttcttattcGAGAAAGGAATTAATATCTCCAAGAATGCTAATATGTTATTCAAATGTGGAACTAATGATCCTTGGTATTTTATTGGCAATTCACTTAAAAGTTTAATGGAATTAAACTGGTTTAGTAAAGTGGTAGActtaattaatttcttcactTTCTCGTCACGAATATCTTTTCTGAATGGAACGAATTTGGTGCTGATAGAGCAAATGATTTCGTTAATTATGAGTACCAATCCGACTGGAACTCTCACACTAAATTGAGTCTCAGATAGTAAATAAGCCTTCATAATACTCAATAAAAGTTCAACCCTGTCtgaaatttggaaaatggTATCTGGCTTGTTTATATCTATTTCTAAAGAAGCAAACTTAAAACTCAGCTCCAGTTCTTCGCTTTCTCTAGTCCGAGgaattttcttgaataattccatTAAATCAGAATCGTCATTTAAACTCAAGAACTCATCATAAATAAGTAAGACTTGTGATAATTCCTTCACAATGTCTACTATATCACCTTGCCATTTTGCTTCAGGTTCAGTTTTTTCAATGATCGGCAAAGTCGCCAAAGTTTCACATATTATTTGCTTCAACTCTTGAGGAAATGCGCTGTAAGATTCAGAACTTAACAATTCTATAAGCCTGTTGCGTAATTTATTACCATATGGTCTGAATGTAGTAGGATGCTTTCtgattaatgaattcaaagaCCTAAGAATTAAAGACGGTTGGTAAGCAACCTTTTCCATGAACAAAGTGATAATTGTAGGTAACTTAGGTGTTAATACTTCCCTCGTAAGAGTTGGTTTTCCTCTAATTTGATTGCATAGATTGTTTAAGCATTCAACAGTCGAGCtcaaaatttttggatCGATGGATTGATTGTAATTTTCTAagatttttattaattgacTCATGAAATTCACACCTTCATTGGCCAAAATATTATAGTTGTTACTCAATACCTTGATCAAATTAATTCCACACCACTTATTATATGCTATATGagattttgataagtttAATGAACGTGATACTAAATGTTTTAAATCTGTCTTAGaaatatcattcaaaaatGCCTTATCACGATGCAAAGTTGCAAGTATAGGGATTATTGACTTTGGACTTGACTCCAAGTCTTCGAGTATAACATCTAGCGGTAATGACATATCTCCTAGTTGATTTACAACACTAGTATTACTTtagaagaaacaataatttttcaaatctagCGATGAGAGATGATTTTAAATCCTGCATATATTAcgatttaaataatgtataacagatttatatataacgaattaaataatgaaataaacaACTGTGAATTTAGGCTTTATAAATAATGTCTGTAATAATTGATACCAATCACATAGTCAAaggtttcaaatttttGTAGCTTAAAAAACACCTTCTAACAAGTTGCTAAAGCCAAAAGGTTCGTATAAACTACCTTCACCTTCAAAGAACTTAGACATGGACTCAACCCAATGCAATCTTAAGGAGTGCAACATCGCCGAAGTACCCTCCATAATAACTAAGATAACGACAGTTAAAACAAACCACATGGCAAACATTGCAACTGTCATGATGACTCCAAAAATTCCAGTCTTACCGAACGCACCTTCAATGGTCATAGTCCATAAGACAGTGGATAATTGAGCATGTGCTAAGGATAATGCCCATAATCTCAAATATGACGCAGTATGAGAAACACAATTCAAGCAAAATTCGATAGTATGAATAACTTGATGAATCATTATATCACCAAATGTGTGTGCCTCgtgttcttcttcatcatcttgGTTATTTTCGGCTTCGTGTTCTTcgttatcatcattaggtaattgttgatattgatgagcTTCTTGAGCGAATTTTCtcttataatataatggCTTTACTAACAATAACCATGGAACACAAAATAATGCAACCAATAAGAGGAACACTTGAACAGTAGATTGACCTCCGTACAAAGGCTCATCGACTGTGCCTGGAGATaaaaacattgaaattaacATGTTCAATAAACCTGGCGGTTGTTTCTCAATCGCAAACCAATCAATTGACCATTTGTAAACGATACATAATGATAAGTAACCAAAAATACCTTGCATAAATAACAAACCAGGAATAAAATTTCCTATGATGTCAATCATACTTTTAAAGTGGACGTAGTTGGTTAATGAGAAACAGTATGAATATGACATATGTAAATAACCCATTAAAATAGATAACTTCATTTTATAGGAATTGGTAAACAATAAGTTATTTTCAGCTCCGTGCCATGTTGGATCTAAGCCCATGATGTATGTTCCAGTACTTTTAGCTTCAACAGATTGACcgatttcaaatttttctggCCATTCCCAACCCGAATTGAAGAGAGTCATGGATTTGGAAAAGATATCATTATACAAGAATCCAGTGTACATCGAAAAAAGACCcattaataacaatatgTAACGGCCTGTAAATGCCATGTCAAAAATTTCGTCTCTTTTCATTGCacttattttcttttcattgTACACTAACGCACATGCCGCTAACGTCAAAATGATTCCATGGCCTAAATCACCAAACATAATAGCGAACATAAATGGGAAAGTAATAATAGTTGGCAAACCTGGGTTAACTTCACGGTATGTTGCAATACCATAGGCGTcacaaatattttgaaatgcATCTGTAAATTTGTTGGTTCTGTGATAAGTTGGAGGTGTTCTTGAAGTCTCTAAAACATTAATGATGGTTGGGATAGATTGAGAAGCTGCTGAAGACTTAATGCTTGAAGTTAAAGTTTGTACTTCGTCACTTGGAATCCAGCCTTCAGCAATCAACGCTTTTCTGGAATCATCATAATTACATTTGTTCATAATTTGATATACTGCTTTTTCCCTTGCTACGATTTCCCACCACTTAGCTAAGTCTTTTGAGATAGCGATTAATTCGGAATTCAAAGCATTTTCAGTCTGGGACAAAACCGTCGAGATATCTGTCAATTTCGACTCAACCTCTCTCGATTGCTCGGTTCTCAATTCATTTGTAGAATCAACCTTGTACAAATCAGCATCCAATGACTCACAGATCTTTTTAATACGTTCATAAACAAGAGACCCGTGagaaaaaataataaatgtGTTCTTATCAACGTTGGAATTGCTCTCAACGTCATAGATTGGTTCCGCTAATTCTTCTGAATGATAATACAAGTTACCTCTTAAAACTCTCCATAAAATTTGTTGCAACGTAAAAACTTTATCCCTCTTGATGACACCAGAAATAAATGTTGGATCACGCAAGTCAGAAATGCCACCGGATTCGAGTTGAGCTAACAATGCATCATCCCCTGAATCTTGCTGCGGACCGCTATTCGCTCCAAAGAAATTGTCAACACTTTGGATACTGTACTTCAATTGCTTTAAATCTTTATGCTTCTGATATAACGACTCCGTGGAATCGATCAACTGAGAAACACGATCTTCCAACAACTTACCATTCTCAACATGGGTGTCAATCTCACTCTGTGGCACA
Proteins encoded:
- a CDS encoding DEHA2C08668p (weakly similar to uniprot|Q08683 Saccharomyces cerevisiae YOR249c APC5 component of the anaphase-promoting complex), translating into MSLNASRIKLLLTEDLSPHKISLLILIVLYCTDLIQENRLQAVLTTIVRFLENDLIYNEKKEMVILPELRDLCFSLKHSIISDPNYVSTESKLAAEEDANEIQKMLLQALWNINSVESLDSHIKRAYCILSGSSAVTVEEPESNQDIKKLISPRSLLGSFIKKIITTFRLLHFDEEFLLYEAFVDYREPSRTLYISYGGNIQHYNDKPENMIDSNSKQLEKQTFALEKSGLKGNTINESNENDEILFNTLKTQLNESLGISLPTPSQSSQSINLKLLPVPKHDIQVLLDKQISLLEIYGTETPKLLRDVMKLMTSPNSNTCSIQNTTFNNLPSYYYINYLESLHELDYQGAFQSLHQYFDYMVSNNSKYFYHFALISRASLHQFFGEDEKALDAIQEAISVARENKDNSTLTYILSWLFNFMKNKPELWNTQTFYHNNNEQHLLDFLVSKTQTVSLSLYAMSYHFETLHIMNNGGPLNKYLESLLKATYISINDELPSFIKSAEMTATVWSRIGNPHLCNVYTDIALDYAKETGNLTDDLSIEIRKSFLDYYNGDTEIAYSKLEALKNKTENDQSLYKILQLRTLIMLVKIALRKGRFKFAQKIMETLSNNEIQEIELQAEIIYLNAEVETALGNYSRALTYISSNLSRIESQHSKTQTNLHTIIRLNLLKCHIFNKSGAHSRAISLVIQQIQQGKQTGFKTLVVEGLIILVSILNNMECYEDAFQILSAIMPEILMVENKEYTSAAYFEFAKTCFKLSSQDQLASLKLKVNEKQLLNRFLKFLNTSISGFRQSLNLEMLKECFKLEKDMADMKQLDELQEHSAKSLEKLHRRALEEADYGFVLNNNKIGN
- a CDS encoding DEHA2C08646p (similar to uniprot|P06197 Saccharomyces cerevisiae YPR113W PIS1 Phosphatidylinositol synthase) translates to MSVTPQTSAIIKPTKGNVTVQDVMLYIPNLIGYFRVLTAVLSFICMKNRPISTLILYGISGFLDAFDGYAARKYNQGTRYGTVLDMVTDRCATTSLTCFLCVIYPDFCLLWQLLVSLDLASHYIHMYAMMSSGSASHKNVDESQSKILSLYYTNRTVLFVVCLVNELFYVAIYLHYFDFFWLGTVLVFLSAPIWFFKQFANVIQLRAAALILATMDAKDKSSKEN
- a CDS encoding DEHA2C08690p (similar to uniprot|P38883 Saccharomyces cerevisiae YHR197W RIX1 RIbosome eXport), with protein sequence MSLPLDVILEDLESSPKSIIPILATLHRDKAFLNDISKTDLKHLVSRSLNLSKSHIAYNKWCGINLIKVLSNNYNILANEGVNFMSQLIKILENYNQSIDPKILSSTVECLNNLCNQIRGKPTLTREVLTPKLPTIITLFMEKVAYQPSLILRSLNSLIRKHPTTFRPYGNKLRNRLIELLSSESYSAFPQELKQIICETLATLPIIEKTEPEAKWQGDIVDIVKELSQVLLIYDEFLSLNDDSDLMELFKKIPRTRESEESESSFKFASLEIDINKPDTIFQISDRVELLLSIMKAYLLSETQFSVRVPVGLVLIINEIICSISTKFVPFRKDIRDEKVKKLIKSTTLLNQFNSIKLLSELPIKYQGSLVPHLNNILAFLEILIPFSNKKIDYQEVLSNEIFMCRLLECTGNFISLVSSLSDASLLIRFIDVALCLVEERALNTSPVSDGKKQNQQANGNKKKNKKKNKESVPLSDLLSHQHLFNETIPLSTLNATRRFLNMVITRVNLPPTQHYRVFRYMIIEATVAKSYNKDQNISQELKQLLINSVLYPGFEKNSMLPIITSLLGDDPLLSVFNNPRFPPLPTYIKKSGSVIEDDEEEEESENEDEEMEENENDGSLNVDEESQLESSAKRRKIDISESSAGGGSDQPETVLPGIVLEDTKTKEKIFTNVNPDSVIQFAETSEIVEDVVPEPEATRTEVVTKSSVGTIPTPENPVATSVSVSVDKNEHDESDFEIPDIDVGDDSDDE
- a CDS encoding DEHA2C08624p (no similarity), with the translated sequence MYVSTHLLLFKAIDYVNTMRLDKLKKSAFIFLLDSTDNVRCKPSVRYYISQAIGKVPTKFVWKTDKENPLNYLQGSGYYLKCNTDYTETDVKT
- a CDS encoding DEHA2C08580p (similar to uniprot|P24031 Saccharomyces cerevisiae YBR092C PHO3 Constitutively expressed acid phosphatase) — protein: MVSISTLLHGGFLLVGQSAYQDVANPQQASVEQYNIVRFLGGAGPYIQNPGHGISTDIPDQCTIEQVQLISRHGERFPSSNAGKQYEHIMQKFEDYNGTFKGQLSFLNDYTYFVSNSDMYDLEVSPSNSRSPYAGTTNALKHGAAFRARYNSLYNDSNTIPVFTTSNTRVYDTSQSFIRGFMGQEYDGRKVDTVILSEGSEMGANSLTPASACSAWDSEENKSILSQYSNEYLHNALKRLLKLNPGLNLTTDDVYNMFGWCAYEINVKGESPFCDLFTNEEFIKYEYSVDLSDYYSDGPGNSVIKPIGSVLLNASLQLLKDETSPNKIFMSFTHDTDITNYICGGLGLFEPDHPLSADHIPFVNPYVRSHIVPQGARVYTEKLKCSNRSYVRYIVNDSVIPINNCTSGPGFSCGMTEFEEIVKNRLDGVDYAKSCKIGNATSDLTFYWDYTKVKYDAPLKKASY
- a CDS encoding DEHA2C08602p (weakly similar to uniprot|Q12068 Saccharomyces cerevisiae YOL151w GRE2 NADPH-dependent methylglyoxal reductase or uniprot|P53111 Saccharomyces cerevisiae YGL157w Oxidoreductase or uniprot|P53183 Saccharomyces cerevisiae YGL039w Oxidoreductase); this translates as MSSGAILVTGGTGFVGTYCVIQSLEQGYGVHTSVRDLKKEAKLREVIKANSNLDDETINKKLKVFEADVTRDEGWAEAFQGVDHVLHVASPFPLTEPEDPNDLIIPAKEGTLRILRFATSFPSVNRVVLTSSFAAVGYGHAERSKPFDENDFTNLDGTNVTYVKSKTVAEIEAWKFVKSDANTHAQSPIALTVLNPAYIFGPPLKKSPDNSSSLKIIDSLLNGAFADGCKNMYLSAIDVRDVANIHVQALQTPESEGNRFILNTGENVSLLEVANILAENLPAEYTKNLPTKELEGTKDTKKPSTNEKAKRVFNWEPIPFKDALLASAKGLLNI